In Papaver somniferum cultivar HN1 chromosome 1, ASM357369v1, whole genome shotgun sequence, a genomic segment contains:
- the LOC113320735 gene encoding probable polygalacturonase At3g15720 isoform X2 → MGSKKILLIFGLIISTYIHVASARGVFNVMKFGAVGDGIRDDTQAFLKAWAATCGDPKGIPKMLVPRRRTFLVGPVDFVGPCKATNVTVEIGGTIVAPLSTRAWAKDVHTWLKFNNIHGLTVNGHGVIDARGKAWWEQSCHNFKHQNQPGCTQLQPAAINFWGTNAGTFRDMTVKNAAMFHVTLLGLDGFEVHNININSPEDTPNTDGIHTQNVKHVTIADSQFRSGDDCVSIGDKSSYVYVRNCHCGPGHGVSIGSLGSGGTEAQVEEIHVENIKFVGTMFGCRIKTYQGGKGYCRAVTFKHSNFTNVLNPLYIDQHYFSNNPVETSAVRISDVTFDDLRGTTDIRTPSAISMKCSNVVACTGLKFNNIHLTPAKPGTKLVSTINNAHGAVLGRVEPPLVGLKAAI, encoded by the exons atg GGAAGTAAGAaaattcttttaatatttgggCTTATTATATCAACCTATATCCATGTTGCATCAGCAAGAGGAGTTTTCAATGTTATGAAATTCGGCGCCGTCGGTGATGGCATTAGAGATGATACTCAA GCATTCTTGAAAGCCTGGGCCGCAACATGCGGAGATCCCAAAGGAATACCAAAAATGCTTGTTCCAAGAAGAAGGACATTTTTAGTTGGACCTGTTGATTTTGTTGGCCCTTGCAAGGCTACAAATGTCACCGTTGAG ATCGGTGGAACTATTGTCGCACCACTATCAACCAGAGCATGGGCTAAGGATGTTCATACATGGCTTAAATTCAACAACATTCATGGACTCACTGTCAATGGACATGGTGTAATTGATGCACGCGGTAAGGCTTGGTGGGAACAGTCGTGCCATAACTTTAAGCACCAAAACCAACCAGGATGCACCCAACTGCAACCAGCT GCGATCAACTTCTGGGGAACAAATGCTGGTACATTCCGTGACATGACCGTTAAAAATGCGGCTATGTTCCATGTAACTCTCTTGGGTTTGGATGGTTTTGAAGTTCACAATATCAACATTAACTCCCCTGAAGATACTCCCAACACAGATGGCATTCACACTCAGAATGTCAAACATGTCACTATTGCTGACAGCCAGTTTAGGAGTG gTGACGATTGTGTGTCAATTGGAGACAAGAGTTCGTACGTTTACGTCCGTAACTGTCACTGTGGACCAGGACACGGAGTAAG TATTGGAAGCCTTGGTTCAGGAGGAACTGAAGCCCAAGTAGAGGAGATTCATGTTGAAAACATTAAATTTGTTGGTACCATGTTTGGTTGCAGAATCAAGACTTATCAG GGTGGGAAAGGATACTGCCGTGCAGTCACATTCAAGCACAGCAACTTCACTAATGTGTTGAATCCTCTATATATCGACCAACATTACTTCTCCAATAATCCAGTGGAGACAAGCGCTGTTCGTATTAGCGATGTGACCTTTGATGATTTGAGAGGAACAACCGATATACGTACACCATCTGCTATCTCCATGAAATGCAGTAACGTGGTTGCTTGCACCGGTCTTAAATTCAACAACATCCACTTGACACCTGCAAAGCCTGGAACTAAACTTGTTTCTACCATTAACAATGCCCATGGAGCCGTACTTGGAAGAGTTGAACCTCCCTTGGTTGGTTTGAAAGCAGCAATATAA
- the LOC113320735 gene encoding probable polygalacturonase At3g15720 isoform X1, with protein sequence MVRKGSKKILLIFGLIISTYIHVASARGVFNVMKFGAVGDGIRDDTQAFLKAWAATCGDPKGIPKMLVPRRRTFLVGPVDFVGPCKATNVTVEIGGTIVAPLSTRAWAKDVHTWLKFNNIHGLTVNGHGVIDARGKAWWEQSCHNFKHQNQPGCTQLQPAAINFWGTNAGTFRDMTVKNAAMFHVTLLGLDGFEVHNININSPEDTPNTDGIHTQNVKHVTIADSQFRSGDDCVSIGDKSSYVYVRNCHCGPGHGVSIGSLGSGGTEAQVEEIHVENIKFVGTMFGCRIKTYQGGKGYCRAVTFKHSNFTNVLNPLYIDQHYFSNNPVETSAVRISDVTFDDLRGTTDIRTPSAISMKCSNVVACTGLKFNNIHLTPAKPGTKLVSTINNAHGAVLGRVEPPLVGLKAAI encoded by the exons atgGTGAGAAAA GGAAGTAAGAaaattcttttaatatttgggCTTATTATATCAACCTATATCCATGTTGCATCAGCAAGAGGAGTTTTCAATGTTATGAAATTCGGCGCCGTCGGTGATGGCATTAGAGATGATACTCAA GCATTCTTGAAAGCCTGGGCCGCAACATGCGGAGATCCCAAAGGAATACCAAAAATGCTTGTTCCAAGAAGAAGGACATTTTTAGTTGGACCTGTTGATTTTGTTGGCCCTTGCAAGGCTACAAATGTCACCGTTGAG ATCGGTGGAACTATTGTCGCACCACTATCAACCAGAGCATGGGCTAAGGATGTTCATACATGGCTTAAATTCAACAACATTCATGGACTCACTGTCAATGGACATGGTGTAATTGATGCACGCGGTAAGGCTTGGTGGGAACAGTCGTGCCATAACTTTAAGCACCAAAACCAACCAGGATGCACCCAACTGCAACCAGCT GCGATCAACTTCTGGGGAACAAATGCTGGTACATTCCGTGACATGACCGTTAAAAATGCGGCTATGTTCCATGTAACTCTCTTGGGTTTGGATGGTTTTGAAGTTCACAATATCAACATTAACTCCCCTGAAGATACTCCCAACACAGATGGCATTCACACTCAGAATGTCAAACATGTCACTATTGCTGACAGCCAGTTTAGGAGTG gTGACGATTGTGTGTCAATTGGAGACAAGAGTTCGTACGTTTACGTCCGTAACTGTCACTGTGGACCAGGACACGGAGTAAG TATTGGAAGCCTTGGTTCAGGAGGAACTGAAGCCCAAGTAGAGGAGATTCATGTTGAAAACATTAAATTTGTTGGTACCATGTTTGGTTGCAGAATCAAGACTTATCAG GGTGGGAAAGGATACTGCCGTGCAGTCACATTCAAGCACAGCAACTTCACTAATGTGTTGAATCCTCTATATATCGACCAACATTACTTCTCCAATAATCCAGTGGAGACAAGCGCTGTTCGTATTAGCGATGTGACCTTTGATGATTTGAGAGGAACAACCGATATACGTACACCATCTGCTATCTCCATGAAATGCAGTAACGTGGTTGCTTGCACCGGTCTTAAATTCAACAACATCCACTTGACACCTGCAAAGCCTGGAACTAAACTTGTTTCTACCATTAACAATGCCCATGGAGCCGTACTTGGAAGAGTTGAACCTCCCTTGGTTGGTTTGAAAGCAGCAATATAA